The following coding sequences are from one Musa acuminata AAA Group cultivar baxijiao chromosome BXJ2-4, Cavendish_Baxijiao_AAA, whole genome shotgun sequence window:
- the LOC103981121 gene encoding protein DMP4, which yields MAPKMTDVEAQQQQKQPLLAPDSAGDDQATLVQKAISQTFKSTAHLAKLLPTGTVLAFQLLSPIFTDGGHCMAVNRLMTECLVAICGLSCFVLSFTDSFRDGNGTVRYGLATFRGLWVIDGTKPLPPAIAARYRIKFIDLAHALVSVLVFAAVALFDQNVVSCFFPMPSEETKQVLTCLPVGIGVIGSILFVTFPTTRHGIGFPLSPH from the coding sequence ATGGCGCCGAAGATGACCGACGTAGAAgctcagcagcagcagaagcagcctCTCTTGGCTCCGGATTCGGCCGGCGATGACCAAGCGACCCTCGTGCAGAAAGCCATCAGCCAGACCTTTAAGAGCACCGCCCACCTCGCCAAGCTGCTCCCCACCGGCACCGTGCTCGCCTTCCAGCTCCTCTCCCCCATCTTCACCGACGGAGGCCACTGCATGGCGGTGAACCGGCTGATGACCGAGTGCCTCGTGGCCATCTGCGGCCTCTCCTGCTTCGTCCTCAGTTTCACCGACAGCTTCCGTGACGGCAACGGCACGGTGCGGTATGGGCTGGCCACATTCCGGGGACTGTGGGTTATCGACGGCACCAAGCCGCTCCCTCCGGCGATCGCGGCGAGATACAGGATCAAGTTCATCGACTTGGCCCACGCGTTGGTGTCCGTTCTGGTGTTTGCGGCGGTGGCGCTGTTCGACCAGAACGTGGTGTCCTGCTTCTTCCCGATGCCGTCGGAAGAGACGAAGCAGGTTCTGACGTGCTTGCCGGTGGGGATCGGAGTCATCGGCAGCATTCTGTTTGTTACTTTCCCTACCACCCGCCATGGAATTGGCTTTCCCCTCTCTCCGCACTGA
- the LOC103981120 gene encoding basic leucine zipper 19: MSNNWPYFAHHHDHSSALAPHQLPPAVGPGGAAAPASWADEFLDFAAARRGHRRRSANDSVSFIGAPLADECPGFDRLDDDQLLSMFSDEVPPPSSSSAGVPVSSTSTPLDHGSIHEGKPAAGPEEAQSVCKTEADASALAPPAAGSEPILDPKRVKRILANRQSAQRSRVRKLQYISELERSVTTLQNEVSALSPRVAFLDHQRSILAMDNSHLKQRIAVLAQDKIFKDAHQEALKKEVERLKQVYHQQNVDEMATSTSEPVGLAEKELID, translated from the exons ATGTCCAACAACTGGCCGTACTTTGCCCATCACCATGACCATTCCTCCGCGTTGGCCCCTCACCAGCTGCCCCCGGCCGTTGGCCCGGGGGGCGCCGCCGCGCCCGCCTCCTGGGCGGACGAGTTCCTCGACTTCGCCGCCGCCAGGCGTGGCCACCGCCGCCGCTCCGCCAACGACTCCGTCTCCTTCATCGGGGCCCCGCTCGCCGACGAGTGTCCCGGCTTCGATCGCCTCGACGACGACCAGCTCCTGTCCATGTTCTCTGACGAGGTGCCGCCGCCGTCTTCCTCCTCCGCCGGCGTCCCCGTGTCGTCCACGTCGACGCCGTTGGACCACGGCAGCATCCACGAGGGCAAGCCGGCGGCTGGCCCTGAGGAGGCGCAGAGCGTGTGCAAGACGGAGGCGGATGCATCGGCCCTGGCGCCGCCGGCCGCGGGATCCGAGCCAATCTTAGACCCCAAGAGAGTGAAGAG GATCTTGGCGAACAGGCAGTCGGCGCAGAGGTCACGAGTGCGCAAGCTTCAGTACATCTCGGAGCTGGAGCGCAGCGTGACCACACTGCAG AACGAAGTGTCGGCGTTGTCTCCGCGCGTGGCTTTCCTGGATCACCAGCGCTCCATTCTCGCGATGGACAACAGCCATCTCAAGCAGCGGATCGCAGTACTGGCGCAGGACAAGATCTTCAAGGACG CACATCAAGAGGCGTTGAAGAAAGAGGTTGAGAGACTAAAGCAAGTCTATCACCAGCAAAATGTAGATGAAATGGCTACTTCCACTTCGGAACCTGTTGGGCTCGCAGAGAAGGAATTGATAGACTGA